Below is a window of Allomuricauda ruestringensis DSM 13258 DNA.
AAAAGCTCCATTGCAGATGTTTTGGGGGATAAAGTATCGGTTTTGACGCGTCGTGAGCAAAACACCTCGCTCTACCGAATGCTGAACACGGAAAATTTGGCAACCTATTTGATTTTTACCCTCGTTTTGATCATTGCCCTGTTTAATGTGGTTGGAGCTATCATCATGATGATTTTGGACAAACAGCAGAACTCCAAAACATTGTTTAGTCTTGGCTCGACCATCAAAGAATTGCGTCGTATTTATTTTATACAAGGTATATTGGTCACCTCTTTTGGTGGTTTGATAGGTGTACTGATCGGGTCTTTGTTGATCGGTTCCCAACTGGCGTTCGGATGGTTGAAAATAACACCATCCCTGGCCTATCCCGTAGAATTCAATGTCATCAATTTGCTGATTGTAATCGGAACAATCGTGGTTTTGGGCTTTATTTCTTCAAAAATTGCAAGCAGTCGAATTACCGAAAAGTTAGTTTCCGCCTAAGCGAACTGGTAATCCCCAAATTTTTCTTCTACCTCATCAAAAGCAGCAAACACATCCGCGGCATCATCGCTGGTCACCATTTTCATTCGGTATTCCTTAAAATGGGGTATGCCCTTAAAGTAATTGGTATAATGTCTTCGGGTTTCAAAAACGCCTAATTTTTCACCTTTCCAATCAATGGCCATTTGCAAATGCCTACGAGCGGCCTCCACACGTTCTTGCATTGTGGGTGGCGCTGAATGTTCGCCTGTTTTAAAGTAGTGTTTCACCTCTTTAAAAAACCAAGGATATCCAATGCTCGCCCTTCCGATCATGGCTCCATCCAATCCGTATTCATCACGCATTTTTACCGCCGCTTCGGGCGTGTCCACATCGCCGTTACCAAATACGGGAATATGCATCCGTTGGTTGTTCTTTACCTCGGCAATGGGTTTCCAGTCGGCCTCACCTTTGTACATCTGAACACGTGTACGACCGTGGATGGAAATTGCTTCAATTCCCACATCTTGCAGTCGTTCGGCAACCTCAACAATTTTAATGGAACTGGTGTCCCACCCCAATCGGGTTTTCACCGTTACAGGCAATTTGGTGCGTTTTACGATTTCTTCGGTAAGCTTTACCATCAATGGAATATCCCGCAAAATACCTGCTCCGGCGTTTTTACAGACCACCTTTTTTACAGGACAGCCAAAATTGATATCGATGATATCCGGGTTGGATTTCTCCACAATATCCACTGCCTGTAACATGGAGTCGAGTTCTGCGCCAAAAATCTGGATGCCCACGGGACGCTCTTTTTCATAAATATCCAGTTTAACAACACTTTTGGCGGCATCCCTGATCAATCCTTCGGAAGAAATAAACTCGGTATACACCACATCGGCGCCCTGCTCCTTGCACAATTTACGGAAAGGAGGGTCGCTCACATCTTCCATCGGAGCTAGAAGAAGCGGAAAATCAGGGAGTTCTATGTTTCCAATTTTTGGCAAATCCTTCGTTTTTTTGGATTGCAAAAGTACAAAATAGGTGATAACCAAAAAGCTAGTTTTGCGATTCTAGTCTGTCGCGCTCATTTTTGTCGATGCCCCTCTGATTATCCTCTAATCTAAAATTCCCAAAATTATAGGTGAAACCAAAGCGGATAAACTGCGTTTCGGGACGTCTGCGATAAAAGTTGTCTTGGTTAAGGTACTGCGAACGATAGGTGGGCACATATTGCTCCAAAATATCCTCTGCCGCAAGCGAAAGGGTTATCTTATTGTCGAACAAAGTTTTTCGCAACCCAATCGTCAAATTAAACTGCTCGTCCGATACGTAAGAACCAAAAAGAAACCGGGAAATGTACGTTGCGGCCACCTCTCCCGTGAACGTTCCATCACTGGACAACGTTAAATAATTGCCCACATAGGCATACACCCCATTTACCTCGTTGGTAAAGGGTACATTTCCGCTTTGCTCCGCCAAAAAGGTTTCTTCCTCATGAAAAATTGATGTGTAGGCGTACATATACCATGGGGGCAAAATGGATTTGCTCAAAGTAAAGTCCAAACCGTAGGATTTGCTTTCCAACACATTCTGCTTAAGCTCCACCAAGGTTTGATTGTCATTGTCCTGAAAGACCAGGTACGAAATGTTACTGCCATTGTCCCGATAGTAAATGTCGAAGAAATATTCGCTTTTGAGCGTATAGTTTAAGTTAAAGTTGTTGCTAAAGCTGGGTCTCAAACCGGGGTTTCCCTCTTCGTAATCATTTTCGTTGTAGAAAAAGCGAAAGGGATTAAGGTCGTTGTACTTGGGACGGTTAATATTCCTTCCATAATCAAAAGAAAAACTGTGCTTGCCCGATGGTGAATAGAGCAAATAAAACGATGGGAACGGTTCAAAAAAGTCCTGCGTATTGGTCTCGTTCAAGGTCAACGACCTCCCCTCGGCCTCCGTAAGCTCTCCACGAACTCCTAACTTCATCGACCATTTCTCCCAATTCTTCACAAAGCTCATGTAGGCTGCATACACATTTTCATCATAGGTGTACAAATCCGATAAGGAAGAATCAACCGTATTGCTAGAGCCATTAAAGTTGAAAAAGTTCACCTTGTTTTCGGAAGTAATCGACGAGATCTTTGCTCCCGTTTCAAAAGATGCATTGCCAATTGGTGTGGAATAATCCAACTGCCCGGTAAAAATTCTAATCTCTTGATCAGTATCGGAATCAAACCCAAAGTCCCGTAAAAAAGTGCCGTCCGCATCAAAATAATCGGATGCAAGGCGTTGGAACGTCTCCCCGTTAAAATAGGTGTAATGCCCATTGGCTCGTATCTGTGCCCCTTCCTTTCTTAGTTTGTGAACATAGGTGAGGTCAAACGCCAAGTTGGTGTTGTCCATATTGGCGTTGTTCTGGGTGGTAAATGTGGAGTCCAATTGGGCTTGGGCATTCCTCATTTCGTTGCTGAGCAATGTTTGCTGCTCTTGATCTAAATTAAAAAGCAGGTTGGAGGTCACATTCAAACTGTTTCTGTCATCAAAATCATAATCCAGAATAAAACTTGCATTTTGCGACTGCGACCTATCCGTTTGATTATAATCCGTATCCCAAACGGAAAAAACATCATTGGCATCATCCATAAAATTGATGCCCTTTTTCGTTTTGTTCACGTCCTTCTTTGGATTGATGGTATAGTTGGCAAACAGGTTGAGTTTGTCAGTTTTGTAATAATGGCTGGTACCCATACTGAATTTTGGAAAAACAGCTTGGCTAAATGTCCCGTTGATGCTTCCCTTGTATCCCGGAACAATGTTTTTGCTGGTAACGATGTTCAAAATAGGGCCTCCTTCGGCATCATACCTTGCAGGAGGATTTGCAATTACTTCAACAGATTTAATATTGGTGCCCGAAAGTCCCTGCAACAAATCCCGAACTTCTTGTCCGGACAATTGGACCTTTCGATCATTAAGGTAAACTGTGGCGTTTTGGCCACGAATCAATAAATCATCTTGGTTTACGATTACACCAGGGGTGCTTTTTAGAATATCCCATGAAGTTCCTTGTGAAACCACTGTATTTTCTACCGAAAAGACCAGTCTGTCTGGTAATCTTTTTAATTTAGGGCGCTGAGCCGATACCACAACCTCATCCAGTTCGTTGTTTTCTAAAGGAATAATCAAAGCGCCCAAGGAAACATCCTTGGCAATATCCAAAGGTCTGGGTTCGGAGCCCCTGCCCACATAACTTGCCTGTAACAAATAGAGGTCCGGTTCCACTTCGGACAGTACAAAAAAGCCTTTCTCGTCGGCAGATGTCCCTTGAACAAATGTGGAATCGGTAGCCTGAAGCAGCAAAATGTTGGCGTAGGGAATAATCTGATTCTGTTCGTCCACGACCTTACCAGAAATTGTAAAGGTTTGGCCGTATGCGCCGCATATTGCAAAAAACACCAATAAAAAAGTAGCGGTGTGGTTCTTCATTATAGGTTTGGGTTGATTGTCAAATCTATGAAATAATTTTTGAGCGGGATGGGCGGTAATTTTCTTATTGAGAAAAAACCATTTGCGGGTATTTAAAACAATTATATTTGCAGTTGATTATGTCCCTTTTTTAGGGTATGTTATTGTTGATATGGAGAAGATCAGGAATTTTTGCATCATTGCACACATTGACCACGGCAAAAGCACCTTGGCAGACCGCTTGTTGGACTTTACCGGTTCGGTGACCGAACGCGAAAAACAAGACCAGTTGCTGGACAATATGGATCTTGAGCGTGAACGGGGCATTACCATTAAGAGCCACGCTATTCAAATGGACTACGTTCACAACGGCGAAAAGTATGTGCTCAACCTGATTGATACTCCCGGACACGTTGATTTTTCATACGAAGTATCGCGTTCCATTGCCGCCTGCGAAGGTGCCCTACTGGTAGTTGATGCGGCACAAAGCATTCAGGCTCAGACCATTTCCAACCTATACTTGGCATTGGAAAACGATTTGGAAATTATTCCCGTGCTCAACAAAGTGGATCTTCCCAGTGCAAACCCAGAAGAGGTTACCGATGATATTGTAGACCTATTGGGCTGTAAACCGGAAGAGGTAATCCCGGCAAGTGCTAAAACAGGACTTGGTATCGAGGAGATTCTTACAGCAATTATTGAGCGCATACCTCCTCCCAAAGGGAATCCCGATGAGTCTCTCCAAGCTCTTGTTTTTGATTCGGTATACAATCCGTTTAGAGGTGTTGAAACCTATTTTAGGGTGGTAAACGGAGAAATCACAAAAGGGCAAAAAATAAAATTTGTGGCCACCGGAAAGTCTTACTATGCCGATGAAATTGGCACCTTAAAATTGACCCAGTTCCCTAAAAACAAGATTTCTACGGGCGATGTGGGCTATTTGATCACCGGAATAAAAGATGCTCGCGAGGTAAAAGTAGGGGATACCATCACAGATTCCGCAAACCCGACCAAAAACCCCATTGGCGGTTTCGAGGATGTAAAACCTATGGTTTTTGCAGGTATTTACCCTGTTGACACGGAAGATTTTGAGGATCTGCGTTCTTCGATGGAAAAATTGCAACTCAACGACGCCTCCTTGGTATTTACGCCTGAAAGCAGTGCTGCATTGGGCTTTGGGTTTCGATGTGGTTTCTTGGGAATGTTGCACATGGAAATCATCCAAGAACGTTTGGAACGTGAGTTTGACATGACCGTGATTACCACAGTGCCCAACGTGAGTTACCACGCATATACTACCAAAGGTGACCCAGACCCTATAATTGTCAATAACCCCACGGATTTACCGGACCCATCAACTATAGACCGCGTTGAGGAACCTTATATTAAGGCAACCATCATCACAAAAGCTGATTTTGTGGGCAACGTAATGTCGCTCTGTATTGAAAAGCGTGGACAAATTGTTAACCAGACATATCTGACCACAGAACGTGTAGAGCTGGTTTTTGATATGCCTTTGGCGGAAATCGTTTTTGATTTTTATGATCGTTTAAAAACCGTTTCCAAAGGATATGCCTCTTTTGATTATTCCCCAACAGGAATGCGTGCCTCAAAACTGGTTCGTGTGGACATCCTTTTAAATGCCCAACCTGTTGATGCACTTTCTGCCCTGGTACACTTTGACAATGCTTACCACATCGGTAAAAAAATGTGTGAAAAGCTAAAAGAGCTTATCCCAAGACAGCAGTTCGATATTCCGATCCAGGCTGCCATTGGCTCCAAAATTATTTCTAGGGAAACCATAAAAGCGCTACGGAAAGACGTTACCGCCAAATGTTATGGTGGGGATATTTCACGTAAGCGTAAATTGTTGGAAAAGCAGAAAAAGGGTAAAAAGCGGATGCGCCAAGTAGGTAATGTGGAAATTCCACAACAAGCCTTTATGGCCGTGCTGAAGCTTAATGATTAATCTTCCAGGTTTTTTTAATGATGCACTTTATGGAAAAGGGTGTAGTGCATACTTTGAGTAAATGTTGTTTTAATCCAAAATCGGGGTCTATCATGACTGTTGAACCATTTGTTTTGAAGTTTGATTACAATTTTCTTGAAGCTTGAATTTTATATTGCTACAAAATCAAATCAAAATTGTACATCGCATCTCTTGCATTTGGTGATTTTGATCTCCACAACAGTTACCGCATTTCTGCACTACACTTTAATTATATTGTTGTTTTGTAATTATGGGCATCCAACTCTTGTTGGATTTTACTGATTTCATTTCCCAATTCCACAACACTCTTATCTCTTTCTTGTGTTTTAATAGATGATTCCCAAACATAGGTTTCGGATTTAGAGTAAAGGCTTTTTCCCAGAGGAGCTTTTCCCTCGGTAGTGGGAATGTTTTTTAAAAAACGAATCTGTGTCTTGAGTTCGGATAACCGATAAATCTTTTCCTGAACAGGCTGATTTGCCCGGGTAATTCTCGTTTTTATGGAAATTAATTCTTCGATTGTATTGTTGAGTTCGGCCATTACCTCTTTTGGATCATATGCCCTTGGGTTTCCCTCAATTACGCAATTATATGATGATATTCTGTTTTGTAGTTCTAAAATATTTCTAACAAGTTGGTTTTTTTCTTTTAACGCTTCAACTATCGTCATATGTTTCATGTTTTAAACTTAAAGATGTAAAATAACCAAACAGCAAGCCTTTATGGTCGTGCTAAAGTTGAATGATTAGCACACCCAACTTTTAAAGATTAATATGGTTAATAATGCACCAAAGTACTTGTACTCCATCATTTATTTGCTCTTCAATTGACGGATGCGAAAAAAAGCGTGTCCTTCTTAATTATTTAAAAGGAAAAAAGTAAGGGATTACAAAAGTGGCGGCAATCCAGATAATGATATTAAGCGGTGTCCCTACCTTTAAAAAATCATTGAACTTGTAGTTTCCCGGCGCATAGACCATGGTATTGGTGGGATAGCTTACGGGCGTCATAAAAGTAAGGGAGCAAGCAAACATCACCGCGACCAAAAAAGGCCGCTCACTCACCTCCATTGCCGCGGCAAGACTAATTACTATCGGGGTCATAAGGGCCGCTGTGGCTTTGCTGGAGAGCACATTGGTGCTCAAAAAAGTGACCAAGTACAAAATGCTCAGGGTAACTTGGGCATCGTAACTTCCCAAGGTCTGCTCTATAAAAAGGGCAATTTTTTCGGCCCCTCCGGTTTTTTCAAGGGCCGTTCCCATGGAAAGCACACCTGCCATCATAAAAATGACCTTCCATTCCACTGCTTCGTAAGCTTCCTTTGGTTTTAAGGTGGAGGTGGCCACCAACAACAGAGCGCCAACCATACTGCTGATCAAAATGGAGGTAAGATTAAGCGAAGCCGCAAGCACCACCCCCACTGCAATAACAAGGGCAGGAATGGCTTTTTTTAAATTGACTTTTCCGTGCTTGTGCTCGGAAAGGGCCACCACTAGGTTCTGGGCAACCAATGCGTCCACATCGGCCCCGGTGCCCAAAATCAGTAACATGTCCCCTTCTGTCAACTTTACATCGGCGAGCTTTTCATACAAAATTTCCCCACGCTGCCTTATGGCCAGGACAGAGCCATTGTATTGTCTCCTAAAATTAAGGGAGCGAAGAGATCCCTCTGTCAGTTTGGAACCAAAGGGAACAATAACCTCATAAATGTGTTTCTCAAGTTCTGCTTCGTCCAACTGTTTGTCCCCAGTGATCTTATATCCTTTTAAGCTTCGGATGCCGTTGAGTGCTTTCGGGGGAATCATAACTTTCATTACGTCTCCTTCCAATATAAATGTTTCGGGGCCAATGTCGTGCTTGAGCGAACCCGCCCTCAGTATGGCCAGAACCTGTACATTGTGATCATTGACCAATCTGGATTTATGCAACGGTTTTTTGATGTCGAGACAATCCTTTTCCACCAGTAATTCGGTAATGTACTTTTCAGCTTCTTTGGCAAGTGCGTTCTGTTCCTTTTCTGCCTTGGGCAACAGAAGGGGCGCCACAAAAAAGATGTAGGCAAAGCCAATTATGGCCAAACAAAGTGCCGCCAAACTGAATTCGAACATCCCAAAGCCCTCCAGCCCATATTCTTCGGTGTAACTGCTCACCAAAATATTGGTGGAGGTGCCTATCAAGGTACAGGTGCCCCCAAAAAGTGCTGAAAATGATATGGGGATCAACAGCATCCCCGGGGAAATTTTGGTTTCCCTACAAACGGTAAGGGCAATGGGCAAAAGTAGTGCCACTACGGCTGTATCGTTCACAAAAGCGGAAAACATGCCCGCAATGAGGCAAAATGTGATCAGGGCAATGCTGTAATGTATTTTGGCCAGCTTTATGATCCTATGGCCAAGACCATCCAAGATTCCTGAGTTGAACACCCCGGCACTTACCACGAACATACACCCAAGTGTTAAGGTGGCCGGATGGTTAAAACCCGAAAAACCTTCTTTTGGACTAAGGACGCCCGCCACTATGAACAGGGCCATAATAATGATGGATGTGGTATCTATAGAAAAATAGTCCTTTATAAAAAGGACAATCCCTATGCAGATGATGACAATGGTAATGATCAAATCGCTGTCCATGGTGTCCCTAATTTACAATTCTGTTCGTTGTTTGGCCACCTTTTTTCTGTCCCGATCCTGTCAATAGTGAGTGAGTCGAGCCACAATCTAAACCATTTTCGACTCTTCTACAGAAAACTACCTTAATCTGTTTTGGGATTCTCTCCCTCTTTTGCCACTTCTATCTCTTTACCCAAATAAACCAGTTTGTAGCCTTCACCTTTAGGGGTAAAGTCCTTACTGTTTGCTGGAATGATTTCAATGCTTCCATCGGGAGATTTTGTGAACAACGGAACAATATCCCGCTCTTCGTAGGTAATGTCAATCAACTTGTCGTAGTGTTCCTTATCCTCCAATTCAATTTCGTGGATAACCGGATGCTTTCGTACAGTATCCATCAGTTGGATAAAATCATCCGTATGGGAAAAGAGTCCTTCTTTTGGGTTGTTCTCCGGGTCATTCACCTCTTCGGTGTTTACCAAACGAAACGCTCCGTTTTCACCAAATTGTTTTTGGAATTTATCTATGGCAAACTTGTTAATATCGGAGTTCCCTGTAAGTGCCATTAAATAACCCATGTCGTTCAACTCAATATTGTCTACAAGCGTATCGGAGAAAATATTGGCCGAAAGGGCTTCCAAACCTAATTTCTTTGCTTTATCAACATTGCTTTGGTTATTGTCTATCAGTACTACATGCCTATTGTTCTTTCTCAAATAATTGCCAATAAGTCGGGATAGCTTGGATGCGCCAATAATTAAAATGCCTTCGGACTTTTTTAAGAACACACCAACTAGCTTGGCAAACAAACGTGCCGTAGTGGCATTTAATAGTACCGTACCCAAAACAATCATAAAAACCAAAGGGGTGATGTATTCGGCCCCAGGTTCTCCCCTTAACATTAATTTAGAACCGAAAAGCGAAGCAATACCCGCAGCAACGATCCCTCGTGGACCGACCCAGCCAATAAAAAGTTTCTCATTGAGTTTTAAATTGGATCCCTGCGAACTTAAAAACACCCCCAAGGGCCGTATTATAAATACGATTACTGCAAAAAGAGCGACCGTGTTCCAGTTGTAGATCAGCTCCATGTCGCTAACATTGATGTTGGCCGCCAACAGGATAAAGAGAATCGAAATCAACAACACACTAAGGGATTCCTTAAAATAAAGCAGTTCTTTAAGATTGGGTAGGTTCATATTTCCCATGACCATACCCATGACCACCACGGCCAACAGACCGGATTCGTGGGCAAACAGGTCCGACTCCACATAAACAAGGAGTACGGTGGACAGGGAAACCACGTTCAACAGATAATGTGGAATAAAGTTCTTTTTTATGGCGAAAGCCAGTGCGTGGGCGAACGTAAACCCAAAAGTGGTCCCGAACAGAATAATTTTGCCAAACTCGATGAGCGCTGTTTGTGTAAACGCCTGCCCTTCCCCTACACTGATGAATTCAAAAACCAATACGGCAACCAGTGCTCCGATGGGATCGATCAGGATTCCTTCCCATTTTAACACGGCCGACACGTCTTTTTTGAGAGGAATGTTTCTCAAAATAGGTGTAATAACCGTAGGTCCGGTAACGATAATCAGCCCAGAGAACAAAAATGAAATTTGCCACGACAGCCCAAAAATATAGTGAGCTGCAACACCCGCCCCAAAAAATGTGACTATGGTTCCAATGGTGATCAATTTGGTAATTACGGGTCCTACGTTGGATATTTCTGCCCGTTTAAGGGTAAGACCGCCTTCAAAAAGAATAACACTAATGGCCAAGGACACAAAATAATAAAGTCCCTCTCCCGGGAACAGCCCTTTTTCGCCGTTCCAGATGGGCTCTATTAATTTTGACCCATCTTCTGTGTATAAGGTTGCGATGGGGCCCACCAATAAACCAATCAAAATTAAAGGTAAAATGGCCGGCAATTTAAATCGCCAAGCCACCCACTGTGCAATAATGCCAAGAATTATAATTCCCGCAAGTTCTAGCATGGTCTAAGTTTTGTGGAAATTTAATGTTTTTCTTTTAGATAATCATTCTTGTACATGGTCACCAACTAGATTGAAGAAACCTAATGGTGGAAATCTTGCCAGATTTAACAGCACTCATCCCATTTTTGTTAAAATACGGCCAATATGTCCTTAATTTTTCGGCATTTGGACTGTGCTTTTGTTATTTTGCAAGCCATTTTATTTTCTAAATGACAATTTATCCCATAGAGACCGGTAATTTTAAATTAGATGGAGGTGCCATGTTCGGCGTGGTTCCCAAGTCTATTTGGAACAGAACCAACCCTGCAGACGGCAATAATATGATCGATCTTGCAGCCCGTTGCCTTTTGATCGAAGATGGCGACAGGCTTATTTTGATTGATAATGGCTTGGGCAACAAACAATCCGAAAAGTTTTTTAGCTATTACTATCTCTGGGGCGACCATTCCTTGGACAGGTCCTTGAAAAATGCCGGTTTTCATCGTGATGATGTTACCGATGTTTTTTTGACCCATCTGCATTTTGATCATTGTGGAGGCAGTATCCAATGGAACAAGGACCGTTCCGGGTATGAACCAGCCTTTAAAAATGCCCGTTTTTGGACCAACAAAGATCACTGGGAATGGGCCACCAAACCCAATGCCAGGGAAAAGGCTTCATTTTTAAAAGAGAACCTATTGCCCATGCAACAGAGCGGACAGCTCCATTTTGTGGACAGAAAAGAGGGTTCCTTTGTGGAAAAGTCCGAACTCGGTTTCGGCATCCACTTTGTGGATGGCCATACCGATAAGCAAATGCTCCCTCATTTAAACTATAAGGGCAAGACCTTGGTTTTTGTGGCCGACCTAATTCCGACCGCGGGCCATATTCCCCTACCCTATGTAATGGGGTACGATACCCGCCCTTTACTGACCTTAAAAGAAAAATTAGATTTTTTAAATGCTGCTGTGGAAAACGATTGGCTCTTGCTGTTTGAACACGATGCCCACAACCAAATATGTACTCTTAAACAAACTGAAAAAGGAGCTCGTTTGGATCAGCTGTTTTCCTATGACGAACTATTCAAAATGCAATAACCTTACACTTTTTACAAATACATTCTATGAATCGCACATATAACAAACTATCATTCTTATCCCTATCTGCCGCCCTATTTTTAATGGGTTGTGGATCCACGGCCTTGGTCTCTACCCCTGTTGAGAACATTGATGCCGTTCCCTTAAAAATTTCTGAGCTTTCCGAAGCGGAGAAAAAGCATTGGGGACACCTCGACCTTATTGCGGACACCATTCCCGGCATGAGCGTAGACAAAGCTTACGATGAAATCATAAAGAACAAAAAGGGCAAAACCGTTGTGGTGGCTGTTTTGGATTCGGGCATGGATTTGGAGCACGAAGATTTAAAGAATGTTCTTTGGACGAACACCGATGAAATCCCCAATAATGGTAAAGATGATGATGGCAATGGTTATGTGGACGATATACACGGCTATAACTTTTTGGGAGACTCCTATAATGAACAACTGGAATATGTTCGCATGCTTCGTTTGAATATTGGAGATGCATCCGAAAGAGCTGAAGCAAGACTTTTATTGGACAAGGAATATCCCGAAGCAGTTCAGAACAAACAACAATACGAACAAATATTTCAGGTGGTGAAAGGTGCGGACGAACTTGTAAGGAACGAACTTGGGAAAGAAACATACACGAAAGAAGACTTGCTTTCCATTGAGCTAAAAACCGCCCAAATGGAACAGAGTGTTGCTGTGTTGACACAGATGTTCACCTATGGTGAAAGCATCCCAAAAGTATTGGAGGAACTAAAAGAAGGAATTACATATTTTACCGAACAAGCCAATTACAACCTCAACAAAGATTTTAATGGTAGAACACCTGTGGGCGATGATCCTTATGATATTACCGACGTTCCCTACGGTAATGGCAACCCAAAAAACATGGTGGATACCGAAAGCCACGGAACCCATGTTGCTGGGATTATAGCTGCAACACGAAACAACGGTATTGGGGTGGACGGTGTGGCCAATAATGTGGAAATTATGAGTGTTAGGGCAGTTCCCAATGGCGATGAATACGATAAAGACATCGCTCTTGGCATTCGCTACGCTGTCGACAACGGTGCGTCCATCATCAACTGTAGCTTTGGAAAGTCCTTTTCCCCTAAAGCGGAATGGGTTTACGATGCCATAAAATATGCTGCTTCCAAAGATGTGCTTATTGTTCATGCCGCAGGTAACGACGGAGAAGACTTGGAAATCCCTGAAAACAGAAATTATCCAAACGATGATATGGGTCAAAGTCAGGAGTTTGTGGATAATATGATTACTGTTGGGGCACTTTCCAGCA
It encodes the following:
- a CDS encoding S8 family peptidase; its protein translation is MNRTYNKLSFLSLSAALFLMGCGSTALVSTPVENIDAVPLKISELSEAEKKHWGHLDLIADTIPGMSVDKAYDEIIKNKKGKTVVVAVLDSGMDLEHEDLKNVLWTNTDEIPNNGKDDDGNGYVDDIHGYNFLGDSYNEQLEYVRMLRLNIGDASERAEARLLLDKEYPEAVQNKQQYEQIFQVVKGADELVRNELGKETYTKEDLLSIELKTAQMEQSVAVLTQMFTYGESIPKVLEELKEGITYFTEQANYNLNKDFNGRTPVGDDPYDITDVPYGNGNPKNMVDTESHGTHVAGIIAATRNNGIGVDGVANNVEIMSVRAVPNGDEYDKDIALGIRYAVDNGASIINCSFGKSFSPKAEWVYDAIKYAASKDVLIVHAAGNDGEDLEIPENRNYPNDDMGQSQEFVDNMITVGALSSSYGSEMVASFSNYGNHRVDVFAPGAEIYSTMPNGEYEFQGGTSMAAPAVAGVAALVRSYHPELSASQVKNIIMQSGLRTKRSVIVAGDETKTATFDKISKSGKMVNAYNALILANNISKGTMTLESNSK
- a CDS encoding MBL fold metallo-hydrolase; protein product: MTIYPIETGNFKLDGGAMFGVVPKSIWNRTNPADGNNMIDLAARCLLIEDGDRLILIDNGLGNKQSEKFFSYYYLWGDHSLDRSLKNAGFHRDDVTDVFLTHLHFDHCGGSIQWNKDRSGYEPAFKNARFWTNKDHWEWATKPNAREKASFLKENLLPMQQSGQLHFVDRKEGSFVEKSELGFGIHFVDGHTDKQMLPHLNYKGKTLVFVADLIPTAGHIPLPYVMGYDTRPLLTLKEKLDFLNAAVENDWLLLFEHDAHNQICTLKQTEKGARLDQLFSYDELFKMQ